The nucleotide window aaagaaattgaagaggacaccagaaaatggaaagatcttccttgctcctggattgggaggatcaacagagtaaaaatggcaattctaccaaaagcaatctatagattcaatgcaatccccatcaaaatcccatcaaaattcttcacagatctggagaagacaataatcaactttatatggaagaacaaaaaacccaggatagccaaaacaatcttatacaacaaaggattgtctggaggcattaccatccctgacttcaaactctactacagagctacagtattgaaaacagcttggtattggcataaaaacagagaagtcgaccaatggaattgaatagaagaccctgacattaaccctcaaacctatgaacacctgattttcgataaaggagctaaaagtatacaatggaaaaaagagagcatcttcaacaaattgtgctggcaaaactggatgtcaacctgtagaagaatgaaaatagatccatatctatcaccatgcacaaaactcaagtccaaatggattaaagacctcaatatcagtccgaacacactgaacctgatagaagagaaagtgggaagtactctacaacacataggcacaggagaccacttcttacgtataaccccagctgcacagacattaaggacctcattgaatgacagcattttcaacaaatgatgctggtcacACTGAATAGCAGCACGTAGAATACacatagattcatatctattgcTCTGCAGAAAACTCATTTCCTgttggattaaagacctcaatataaaacaaGACATTTTGATTCTAATAGATATAAAGTTGTGGGAGTAGTCTTGAACTTATAGGAACAGAAAAagattttctgaacagaacagcATTAGTACagaaatgaagatcaaaaattaataaatgagatcttatgaaactgaaaagcttctgtggcAAAGGGCACCTCATTTGGAAAAACCACCAggctacataatgggaaaagattttgtCAACTACACATTGTTAGAAGCCTAATATATAAACTGTATGAAGAACTCATAAAactgaacatcaagaaaataaataatccaatttaaaatagTATGGAGATTTAAAGATAGTTCTGAAGAAAGGAAGCACAAATGAAtaagaaatacttaaagaaatattcaacatccttagtcattatgGAAACATGAACCAAAATCACTTTGAGGTTTCATTTTGCTTGCACCAATCATAATGACAAAGATCAATAAAGCAAATGACAACTCACACTGATAAAGTTGTCATATAAGGTGAGCATtgatccattgttggtgggaaagCAAACACAAATAGCCACTGTGGAATTCATTGTGCAGTTACAGAGAAAGTTGGGAATAAGTCAACgccaagatccagctatactattcttgggtatatacccaatggATTCTATATTGTGCTACCGAAACACTTGCTCATTTatgttcattgttgctctattcATAGAAGAGAGAAATTGGAAATAACTTAGTTGTCTGCCAACAGATAaataatagataatgaaaatgtggtacatttatacactCGGTGGGACATTAGTAAATTGCTAAGAAAAATCAAACTATGATATTCATAGGTAAATGGATTGAGTTAGACATAAATCATCTCATGTAACcaagaaccaaaaagaaaaatatggcatGAATTTTCTTACATGTGGATATAATTTCTAATACTTCAATAGGCATACCACTATCTGAATAACCATAGAGGTTATTCAGTTATATCTTTGAATAACCATAGGTATAAAGTAAGGAACTGGGGATGAAAGAAGAATTtttgaggaagaagaaatagactaTAGTTAAGGAGATACCAAGGGTCAGGAGGGTAGAGTGGCAAGataaatggggagggggagatagGAGGGAATTAGGGAGCATCAGCTAAAACTAAGGGACAATTGAAGGGGCTATTGGAAGCCTACTAGGGTAGATTTTTTAACATATACACATGCTATTtaacatatacattaaatattatgaaatattatgtatatttaatatttacacacacacacatatatatatttatatatatatatgacaaaaaaaCCTGTGTAGAGTCACCAAATAACTGGGATACAAAGCCCTAACTAGATGTCTCTTGCCAGCAAATGAAACCTCCAGTTTGAGGGATGGGTTATATTTAGTTAAGTTTTTCGTCAAAAGGCCCCCATGGAAACCTGCAAATAAATAACACAGTCGTTGTTTTTGATTTCAAAGTAGTGCTCCTAATTCAGGAACTGATTTTTCAAAACTTCTTTCCTAGCTGTAATTTTTGGTAATTATCCCCACTGGTATTCTCCTCATATATAAAGCTACTTTGTCTAGAAGATGTTAAAGTAGAACCTTAAGTGTTTGGAGGGCAGAGTGGCAGGAGCTGTGGTGGTATGCCTCAGCGTATGTAGCTATTGATGAGTTCCCAAGTCCTGAGTCTTTCCAAGAGTCTGTGAGGCTCCCTATGCCAGCTCTTTCCACAGAACCTCACCCCAGAATAGTTTGCATGTCTCTTGAGCTTTCCTGAGTTCATCATTCTTATCTGACAGGAGTCATATCATACGGAACTACCTTCCTTTtggtaagttttaatttttatttatgtatttgtttttacttttggttttcctgAAAGATTTCCAAAGTTCTTCTACTATACCTAAGTTAAGTATGTATGgtaatttaaaatgtagattGGATTTATTTACTTTGCACAATATTGTTGCAGGAGGCAAAGGATAGTCAGCCTCACACTCCATGCAGTAGGGCTACCCTATGTCTTTATCAGTCAGCTCTGCTATTTACAATACATTTTTTCCATGTGACTCTGGAAGTAGTACTgagtttgttagttttttttttctcaagttacCCTTTTCTTattgaggagaaaaaaatcctACGATATTGCTCATTGTCCATTTGGACTAGGAAGAAAATCATTTTCATCTACTTTGGCTCTTGTAATGATGGTCACAAAATAGATTTGGAGGGTGAGGGTGATGGATTAATTCTGAAAGCCATtcatgttaataaaataatttgtcttactggtaaagagaaaagaaggctAATAGAGATTCCttgtagattttcttttttgacttcttcaagagaagacaaagaaacTTCCACTCATTTTCGCATGGATAGAGTATACAACTCATGGTTAATGAATATTTACACTTAATATTCCATAATTTGTATCTGAGGGTCCTGGCTAAACAATATTTAATATCAAGATACTAAGTGTGAGCCATATATATTGTAATGAGCAAAAAAGCCAGTTGAATTTTTACattagaaaaacagaaatttagCACCAACTAATGTGTATTTATGGAGTTTGTCAGTATACATGCATTTGTATAATGTAAAGTGATCAATAAATATTATTCTCAGTATTAACCACTTAAGCAGTTATGGTTTCAGCCACATTGTTAGATagtagtttataattaatattggaattacttacatatatatgtcacatacatacatacatacatacatatacacacatatatatgtatcctTGTGCTGAACCCCTTTTGAAGAGTCTAATGACTCCCTATGCTTAATTTCCACATACCAGTGTAgatctttattaattaataaatgattACTATTCTGTATTAATTAGAACATTACTTTGATGAGTACTCAATTATTCAGATAATAAAATATGTTTGATAGCAAACAAAAAGAGTAACTAAATATTGTTATCTGTATGTATGCAGTACAAAAATACAGTGTTTCCTTCAATATCAACAACTAAATCAGATTCCAGAGTCCTACAAGCTAGTTAGTGTTTGGATGAAGTTTCTATCTGTTCTATCAGTCCATGATTTTCATGGGGAAACAGTAGACAGGTTCATTAAGAAATCTAAcggcttgtttgtttattattatatctGTAAGTTTTTAAAAGGAATACAATACATATTATAAAAAAACATTGGATGAATATATTAACAAATCCTCAGAAATTTGGACATTATTTTGCAGACCATGGTTGCTGTCCTAGAGAGAATATTCTCAATCTTTTTAAATGTGGATTTCCTAATGGGAACCTTAGGAAATGGATTCATTGCTCTGGTGAACTGCATAGACTGGGTGAAAAGAAGGAAGATTTCTTCAGTGGATCAAATCCTCACTGCTCTGGCAATTTCCAGGATCACTATgacttggtttgtgtttttagaTGGGTGGATATCTGTGCTTTACCCTGCATTATACTTTACTGGAAAAATGCTAAGATTATATTTGATCACTTGGGCAGTGATCAATCATTGTAACCTTTGGCTTACTACAATCctaaacatattttatttcctcAAGATAGCCAACTTTTCTAACACTATTTTTCTTTACCTAAAGATTAGAATTAAAAATGCCATCTTGGTGACCTTGTTAGTGTctctatttttcttgttattaaaCATTGTTGTTATGAAAATAAACTATGATATATGTATTGACGATGTCCAAAGGAATGTATCTCATACTTCCAGATTGTATAACTATGCACAAATTTGcagatttcttttatttaccaATCCTATGTTTTCATTCACACCATTTGTTATATCCCTGACAACCTTCCtcctgctcatcttctccctgtggAGACATCTGAAGAATGTGCAACACAACGCCAAAGAATACAGAGATATCAGCACTGTGGCCCACACCAGAGCCTTGCAGACTGTCATTATTTCTGTACTGTTATACACTATTTACTTTCTCTCATATTTAGTGATGGTTTGGAGTTCCGATTCACAGGAAAAATACCTGATCTTTTTGTCTGTCTGGACTCTGGGAAATGGTGCTCTTTCTGCTCACCCATTTGTTCTGATTTGGGCAAACAGAAGGTTGAGgtgggtttttcttttagtaATATTGCAGCGCAGATATAGGTTAAAAACATAGAAGCATAGGAGCCCAGACCATCTAGGGAATGCATTTGCATATCCTTAAGGAAAATCAGGAGACAAGAGATTCTCACATgaagatatttatatataataaatgtttttccCCAAGTATTTGTGAATTAGCAGTTGAACAGTTTGGGAACCATATAATGTTTGTTATAAACCTACATAGACAACGATATCAGTACACATCGCTTAAAAGCTATGTCTGTGGTCGGTTTATATGCTCCAATGTTTCAGAGCTAAGatccacaaacaaaagaaaacattaggcatttgtctttcagggtctaATTTAACTCATTTAGCATACTATTTCCAGTTCCACCCAATTACTTGTAAGTTTCATGATATAACCTGAAATAACTATGGAAGccaggaaaatagaaaaggaaaatggggGAGGAACAGTGAAAGAACTCTAGAGAGAGGATAGGACACAAACATTCTAgagtgaaaatgaagaaaaacattggAGTGACTTTTATTGGTGTGAGGAAAGAGGAATGAGAGATAAATAACACTAACTATGTTTGAAAACCCATAGAGTAACATCATTAAGTTCTCACAGATAAAAATGTAATGGATTTTGGAATTGTATAACATGGGATGATAATACTAACCCAAGGGACATACTCCACCTAACAAAATTCTAGTGCTAAATATGAGAAACCTCCTTTCAATTGTTGATTGGGAGTCCAGCAGACTCCCTGAAAATATAATCTATTTTCCTTGTCCTTGGTTGCTTCCCAGAGTTTTACATAGGATTCTATTGTTGAAGACATCACACAGTTTAGGTATAAGATTCAGAATATGGGATATATCATATTCCATTAGGTATATGGAAAGGTCttggaagcctcctccctgagggctAGGCTCTCATAGTATCAGAAGGTGCTAATGCAAGCTGCCAatggagaaaaatacaaaatctcACCCAGATTTAAAGcctgtaaaaaataataatgattggCTCATGAATATATCCTAAATGGAATAATACTGACACTTATATCTTCATTGCTATCTAATTAGACTGATAAAGTCTACTCAGTAGAAGGTAATGTCTGGCTCTGTGAACATAATGAGTTACCTGTGGCTGGACAGGATCAGGCCTGacgtgagaaccactgctcccaTGCTTCTAAACCACACTACTTTCTACTTATATTCTAAATACTTAGATCCACAGATGAATGCAGCTTTTCCCCGTCACCAGAGAAAGTTCTTTTTAAGCAAATGAAGGTTACAAGAGAGATTCACAGCTgataaaaaagacagaaaacaagtgGTCATGAGTTACTCAGCTCCTGTAGATGCATCTACAATGCAACTCCTGTATCTAAGCCTCAGGGAACATTACAATAGAGGTAGTGGAAAGATTATAAGCGCCAGATGGCCAGGATAATTCATGCTAGATACTGTCTTCTCAATGTGATAGGAAAGCTGAACCTATTAAATCttaacaatatggttgcctaaacaatACTTGCATAATGACAACAGCACTTGACGTCAATATAAATGAGGGACATTTCACAAGGTGCAACTCCTTGATGAAGAACTTCAGGCAATTGATGCTGCTAAGAGAGGGCAATTAGCTTTTCCAGGAACAAATCTTCTAATTGACTATCTGATCCCAAGTGTTCAaggtgtgaacacacatgtgcatgaacacacacacacatacacacacaaacatgtacacatacatacacatacagacttACGAATGAATGAAGTGGTTATATATTTGAGAGTACTGGGTGATAATATGGGAAATTGAAGGAGAAGGAGTACTTTTAGTATTCATATAAAATTTTCCAAAAAGTCTTAaaaaccacaataaataaatgtctgcAGTTATAAATATTAGTAATTTTATTTAGGTCTTCTTTCAAAAATGGTAAAATAAGATACTTTCAATATGTAAACCATGTTGGTATTTATAAAGCAAtgtaaaatatcattatttaaaaataaaacttattaaaatatataaaattatagcaTGGATAAGAAAGAGATTCATAAAGTTCCACCACCATTCGAGGAGTAATTTGCAACTGATAACTCTTCGGGAGGTAGAGTCAATTCTTGTAAAATATGTGGACCTTGAGATCCATGATCAAGTAGATGGTCCTATACAGAAGTGTATACAACAgcacagattttatttaaaattacagaaattTGGGAGAGAAAGTGATGAGGGTATAGAGAGACATTAGAAGAGATAATGTTCTATGCATTATGAAATGttcaaacaacaaaagacaagtgcataaatttttaaatatgaataatGTAGAAAAGTCAAACAAGAAATGAATTACAGGATTAGACACAAGTTGAAGCTAATATTAGACAACTTTCATGATGACAATAGAATAAGTTGGAAAAGTCCTATgtaatatttttgtaaatttgtATGTATTTCCTATTGTGAGTGATATCTAAATGTTATGAAATTTTCTAGCTACCTACTTCAtacataaaatttgaatttaGCTGAAAAAGACAAATCAGtttatgatttttgttatttccatttttgcctctttcctttctaccttcctctccccctctttctttcatgGTGCTGATCATTGATCTTAGAGGCTCACACAAATATGAAGTAACTGGTATTCTCTCTTTTAACTAACCCTAGGCCAGAACAATATCTATTCCAAAATGctgatttaatgttttctcttcAGCAACCTTGATTAATtagtgactttttaaattttatggtaGGTCATAGTCATATTTTAGTAGGGTAGAAAGTTTTCCATATAGGGTTGGGGTGTGGACCTATTACATCATTTAGCTAAATTGGCATTttg belongs to Microtus pennsylvanicus isolate mMicPen1 chromosome 8, mMicPen1.hap1, whole genome shotgun sequence and includes:
- the LOC142855762 gene encoding taste receptor type 2 member 113-like; its protein translation is MVAVLERIFSIFLNVDFLMGTLGNGFIALVNCIDWVKRRKISSVDQILTALAISRITMTWFVFLDGWISVLYPALYFTGKMLRLYLITWAVINHCNLWLTTILNIFYFLKIANFSNTIFLYLKIRIKNAILVTLLVSLFFLLLNIVVMKINYDICIDDVQRNVSHTSRLYNYAQICRFLLFTNPMFSFTPFVISLTTFLLLIFSLWRHLKNVQHNAKEYRDISTVAHTRALQTVIISVLLYTIYFLSYLVMVWSSDSQEKYLIFLSVWTLGNGALSAHPFVLIWANRRLRWVFLLVILQRRYRLKT